From the genome of Monomorium pharaonis isolate MP-MQ-018 chromosome 2, ASM1337386v2, whole genome shotgun sequence, one region includes:
- the LOC105840722 gene encoding GMP reductase 1, which yields MSNIINDIKLDFKDVLLRPKWSTLKSRSDVNLFREITFCNSKQTYRGIPIMASNMDVIGTFEMAKTLSKHGLFTAVHKYYTVDEWKDFAALNPDCIKNVAVTSGTGNKDYERLSSILEAVPELSFICLDVANGYSQHFVEYVRKVRARYPNHTIMAGVVVTGEMVEELILSGADIIKVGVGPGSVCTTRLKTGVGYPQLSAIIECADIAHGLKGHIIADGGCTCPGDLAKAFGAGADFVMVGGMFAGHDECGGEIIEKNGKKLKLFYGIASNTAMNKHAGGVADYRSTEGKSVEVPYRGSVKNSVLDILGSLRSTCTYLGAERLCELQQRATFIRCTQQFNPMYGPSPAM from the exons atgtcaaatataataaatgacaTAAAGCTGGACTTCAAGGATGTGCTGCTACGCCCGAAGTGGAGCACGCTGAAGAGCCGATCGGAC GTAAACCTCTTCAGAGAGATTACATTTTGCAATTCTAAACAAACATACAGAGGAATCCCCATCATGGCCTCTAACATGGACGTAATCGGAACGTTTGAAATGGCAAAGACTTTATCAAAG CATGGTCTTTTTACTGCggttcataaatattataccgTAGATGAGTGGAAAGACTTTGCCGCGCTAAATCCGGATTGCATAAAGAATGTAGCGGTCACCTCGGGGACAGGAAACAAAGATTACGAGCGGTTATCAAGCATTTTGGAAGCTGTGCCGGAATTGTCATTTATTTGCCTAGATGTTGCGAACGGATACTCGCAACATTTTGTGGAATATGTGAGGAAAGTAAGAGCACGATATCCAAACCACACTATAatg GCAGGCGTTGTTGTGACAGGAGAAATGGTGGAGGAACTGATACTTTCCGGAGCGGATATAATTAAAGTAGGAGTTGGCCCAGGTTCCGTGTGCACGACACGGTTGAAAACTGGTGTCGGTTATCCGCAATTGAGTGCTATAATCGAATGTGCGGACATAGCACACGGTTTAAAGGGCCACATTATcgct GACGGCGGGTGTACTTGTCCCGGAGATTTAGCAAAAGCATTTGGTGCTGGAGCGGATTTTGTTATGGTAGGTGGAATGTTTGCGGGCCACGATGAATGTGGCGGCGAAATTATAGAaaagaatggaaaaaaattgaagctCTTTTACGGGATAGCCTCCAACACGGCCATGAACAAACACGCCGGTGGTGTTGCAGACTATAG ATCTACGGAGGGAAAATCCGTCGAAGTTCCTTATAGAGGTTCGGTCAAGAACAGTGTGCTGGATATCCTGGGCAGCCTAAGATCGACTTGTACTTATTTAGGAGCCGAACGTTTATGTGAATTGCAACAACGAGCGACGTTTATACGCTGCACGCAACAATTCAATCCTATGTACGGACCATCCCCAGCAATGTAA